The nucleotide window AGACGAGCTCGGAGAAGGTGTTGGTGCTCGAGGTCACGCTATAGGCGTTGGCGCCTTCGCCGATCGTGAGCTGGGCGTCTCTGCCTTGGGACGTGACGGCTGCACCGTAGGCGGCGTCGAGCCCTGCGAGATCGAAGGTGGATGCCGCCCCGGAGGAGGCGGAGGACATCTGGAGGCGGAATCCGGATCCGGTGTTGACCACGGTGGCACGCACCCCGAGCCCAGCGTTGTTGACCGCCGAGGCGATCTCGTCGATCGATCCGGAACCCACCGAAAGGCTGGTCGTGGTGCCTGCGACGGTGAGCGAGATGGTGCTCGAACCTCCGGTGGTCATCGACGTGGTTCGATCGGCCACCTGGGCGCTGGTGAGGGTGTGGGCGGCGGCGAGTTGGGAGACGGTGAAGGTGAGCGACCCTGCCGCGGTCGTCGCTCCGCTGGAGACCTGGGCGGTGGCGAGGGCGATGTTCGACGAGGTGGTGGCGCTCAACGACCAGTCGTTGGTGCGGTCGAGGTTGTTCGCGGCGGTCGTCACCGCGGTCATTTTGGTCAGGATGGAGTTGTAGGCGTCGATCGCCGACTGCGCCTTGGCCTGGCGCGCCTCCATCTGGTTGACCGGGATCCGCTCGATCGCCATCAGGCTGGTGATGATTTTGGCGGTGTCGAGACCGCTGGCCAGACCGTCAATCGCCATGGCGGGCCACCTTTCGTGGGTGAGCGCCTACGGGATGCGAGGCACCATGTCTCGCATCCCGTAGTGCTGGTGGGGTTACTGCAGGAGGCTGAGCACCGACTGGCTGAGGCTGTTGGCCTGGCCGAGCATGGAGGTTCCGGCCTGCATGAGGACCTGGTTCTTGGTGAAGTTGGTCATTTCGGAGGCCATGTCGACGTCGCGGATGCGTGACTCCGAGGACACGAGGTTCTCGGTGGTGACCTGCAGGTTGTTGATGACCGATTCGAAGCGGTTCTGGGTGGCGCCGAGCTTGCCGCGTTCGGTCGACACGGTGGTGATGGCCGTATCGAGTGCGGTGATCGCCGCCGCCGGTCCGCCAGCGGCGGTGAGGTCGAGGGTGGAAATCGCCAGCGCCCCGGCCCCGGTGCCCATGTTGGCGACTCCGACCGTGATGGTGTCGCCATTGTTGGCGCCGACCTGGAAGACCCGACCGGTGAAGGTGCCGTCGAGCAGCGCCTGGGAACCGAACTTGGTCTTGGTGGCGATGTCGTTGATCTGGGTCCGCAACTCGGCGAACTCGGCCTGGTTGGCGGCGATCGCTGCGGTGTCCATGGTGCCGGTGTTGGCGGCGCCGACGGCGAGGTCGCGCATGCGGTTCAGCATGGAGTGGACCTCGGTGAGCGCACCTTCAGCGGTCTGTGCGACCGAGATGCCGTCTTGGGCGTTGCGGGTGGCCTGCTTGAGTCCGGAGATCTGGGCTCGCAGGTTCTGGGAGATGACCAGGCCTGCGGCGTCGTCCGCCGCGCGGTTGATGCGGAAACCCGAGGAGAGCTTTTCGAGGCTCTTGCCCATCGAGGTGTTCGTGCTGGACAGGTTGCGCCAGGCGTTGAAGGCGGCGACGTTGTTGTTGATACGCATGGTTGTCCAATCCTCCGTGATTGGGTGTGGTGGAGCGGCCACGCTCCTCGTGGCCGTTGTCGGCTCGGGTCGAGTCGGCAGGTGATGTATCGGCCGGCGGCCGCCGGTTCTGAAGCACTCATCCGAGAAATCGAACGGTTGAGTCGCCCGACCCGGCTGAGGCGACGGTCGTGGGTCCGACGGCCCTCGCCCGATTGCAGAGGTCGCCGATCGCTCAGGTTCTGACCGAGCTGGCCGATAACGACACCATGACTGTTGCCGACAACACGACGACCGACATTGCCGCATCGCTCGACGAGCTGTCGCGCGTGTTGTGGAGACAGCGCGAACTCATCGAGCTGCTCGACTACCGCCTCGAGGTGCAACGGCTCGTGCTCATGGGCGGCCGACCCGACCACCTCCAGCGTGCACTCGGCGACGTGGAGACGGCGATGGACGAGATCCGCCGATTGGAGCGCAACCGCGACCTCGTCGTACGCGAATGTGCCGGTCGAATCGGTCTCGCACCAGATGCGACACTGTCGATGCTCAAAGATTCCGTTGCCGAACCGTGGTCCAGTCGACTCGCCGAGCACCAGAACGCATTGCTGGCGCTCGTGGCGGCGACCGAACGCAACGCTGCGGCCAATCGCGAGATCGCAGCGCAGGGGGCTGCGGAGACCCGAGGGGTGATCGATGAGATCACCGGCACCCCGTCGTTGTCCGGTTACGGCCCCAACGGAACCCGAAACAGCGGTGGTGGCCTCAGCCGTCCGGCGTTGATCGATCGGGAGGTTTGAGATGTCGACATTCGGCGGACTCAACACGGCGGTCAGCGGGCTCAATGCGCACAAGCGCTCCATCGAGGTCATCGGCCACAACGTCGCCAACGTCAACACCGAAGGGTTTTCGCGGCGACAGGTCGTGCTCGAGCCGTCGGTCGGTCTGCGGACCGCGTCGAGGCACAACACGGGATTCTCCTGGTCGAACCTCGGGGTGAACATCGCGACGGTTCACCGGGTGCGCGACGCCTTCCTCGACGCTCGCGCCCGTTCGAGCGCGGCCGGATCGTCGGAGGCCAACAAGCTGACCGAGGTGCTCGGCACGCTCGAAGCAGCGATGCCCGAACCAGGTGACAACGGGTTGAACACCAAGCTCGCCAACTTCTGGAACGCGTTCTCAGATGCGGCGAACCAGCCGGGGGCCACCCCTCAACGCACGAGCGTGTTGGCCCAGGGGGAGTCGTTGGCGACCGGGATCCGAAACGCTGCGGAGAGCCTCCAGGTCGCTCACGACAACTATTCGAGGGAGCTGGGCGATGTGATCGCCGAGGTGAACTCGCTCAGCGATCAGGTGGCAGACCTCAACAGCCAGATTCGACAGTCCACGATCTCGGGCATGAACGCGGCGGACATGATGGACCAGCGCGACGTATTGATCGATCGACTTGCCGCGTTGACCGGAGCGACGACACGTCCGGGCGAGTACAACCAGACGACCGTGGTACTCGGAGGTAGCACTCTCGTGTCCGGAGAGTTACGCGAACACCTCGCCGTACGCGAGATCGGTCCGCTCAACCCCCCGCTCAACAACCTCGACCCGCAGATGACCCAGGTGCAGTGGGCCCGTGACGGTTAT belongs to Microthrixaceae bacterium and includes:
- a CDS encoding flagellin — protein: MRINNNVAAFNAWRNLSSTNTSMGKSLEKLSSGFRINRAADDAAGLVISQNLRAQISGLKQATRNAQDGISVAQTAEGALTEVHSMLNRMRDLAVGAANTGTMDTAAIAANQAEFAELRTQINDIATKTKFGSQALLDGTFTGRVFQVGANNGDTITVGVANMGTGAGALAISTLDLTAAGGPAAAITALDTAITTVSTERGKLGATQNRFESVINNLQVTTENLVSSESRIRDVDMASEMTNFTKNQVLMQAGTSMLGQANSLSQSVLSLLQ
- a CDS encoding flagellar protein FlgN, giving the protein MTVADNTTTDIAASLDELSRVLWRQRELIELLDYRLEVQRLVLMGGRPDHLQRALGDVETAMDEIRRLERNRDLVVRECAGRIGLAPDATLSMLKDSVAEPWSSRLAEHQNALLALVAATERNAAANREIAAQGAAETRGVIDEITGTPSLSGYGPNGTRNSGGGLSRPALIDREV
- the flgK gene encoding flagellar hook-associated protein FlgK yields the protein MSTFGGLNTAVSGLNAHKRSIEVIGHNVANVNTEGFSRRQVVLEPSVGLRTASRHNTGFSWSNLGVNIATVHRVRDAFLDARARSSAAGSSEANKLTEVLGTLEAAMPEPGDNGLNTKLANFWNAFSDAANQPGATPQRTSVLAQGESLATGIRNAAESLQVAHDNYSRELGDVIAEVNSLSDQVADLNSQIRQSTISGMNAADMMDQRDVLIDRLAALTGATTRPGEYNQTTVVLGGSTLVSGELREHLAVREIGPLNPPLNNLDPQMTQVQWARDGYAAASLGGTTGGIVAALNDVIPRYMNELDTVAQTLISTVNAQHQLGEGQDAVSGRNFFDVSGPGPVSKRIMLSSDVAGQPQNIALAASGGGALDGSNGYALAALMTSATGANASYESMLGRLGIEGQAAASRAETQDQFAQQTETQRTSVAGVNVDEEMTNLMMSQRAYEASARMLTAIDELLDVLINRTGIVGR